One window of the Cryptomeria japonica chromosome 7, Sugi_1.0, whole genome shotgun sequence genome contains the following:
- the LOC131049805 gene encoding protein PLANT CADMIUM RESISTANCE 3-like has translation MQASKGEQGAEVSATRPPLPPPNFASAPQQYVHPLAPQPYPQQGGPLRPTEWSSGLCACCADPSVCCLTCWCPCITFGQIAEIVDEGSSSCCVSGGIYGALLYLTGLACCYSCLYRTKIRAKFNLSDIPCADCLVHCCCESCALCQEYRELKHTGFHPALGWEGNLRKEQEGTGIAMAAPAYPAMAR, from the exons ATGCAGGCTTCTAAGGGCGAGCAAGGAGCTGAAGTATCCGCTACTCGTCCTCCACTGCCACCTCCAAATTTCGCCTCAGCTCCCCAACAATATGTCCACCCGCTAGCGCCTCAGCCATATCCTCAACAAGGCGGCCCTCTTCGTCCCACAGAGTGGTCCTCTGGTCTCTGCGCCTGCTGTGCAGATCCATCCGTTT GCTGCCTCACATGCTGGTGCCCCTGCATCACATTTGGGCAGATAGCGGAGATAGTGGATGAGGGTTCTTCCT CGTGCTGTGTAAGCGGAGGGATCTATGGCGCGCTGCTATATTTGACCGGGCTAGCGTGCTGCTATTCGTGCTTGTACAGAACAAAGATTAGGGCCAAATTCAACTTGTCCGATATCCCCTGCGCAGATTGTCTGGTCCATTGTTGCTGCGAATCCTGCGCGCTGTGCCAGGAATATAGAGAACTCAAACACACAGGATTTCATCCTGCACTGG GCTGGGAAGGGAACCTGCGAAAAGAACAGGAAGGGACGGGGATTGCCATGGCAGCACCTGCGTATCCCGCCATGGCAAGATGA